The following are from one region of the Moritella sp. 24 genome:
- a CDS encoding type II secretion system protein, with amino-acid sequence MTSRLKAAQGFTLIELAITIVILAVIAVIAIPKFLNFREDAEISRVKAVAAAYQEAVGFVQIRYQILGLSQNMANIPGYADGTIDVNPSGFPLGVDKNENMSKPKNIGKGKEGCVSLWNILLLDPPSVSSKQSDNTDFTSYRHTPPGGGDQSQCTYILRTLGDKTSKPEDAKMSINYDSETGRVISIFRD; translated from the coding sequence ATGACATCTCGATTAAAAGCGGCACAAGGGTTCACCCTTATTGAACTTGCTATTACGATCGTAATTTTGGCTGTAATAGCTGTAATCGCGATCCCAAAATTCTTAAACTTCCGTGAAGATGCAGAAATAAGCCGAGTTAAAGCGGTTGCTGCTGCTTATCAAGAAGCCGTAGGCTTTGTGCAGATACGCTATCAAATATTAGGGTTAAGTCAAAATATGGCCAATATCCCCGGCTATGCTGACGGCACTATTGATGTGAATCCTAGCGGTTTTCCATTAGGTGTAGATAAAAATGAAAATATGTCAAAACCTAAAAATATCGGTAAAGGTAAAGAAGGCTGTGTATCATTGTGGAATATATTGCTTTTAGACCCACCTTCAGTTTCATCAAAGCAATCAGATAATACTGACTTTACTTCTTATCGTCACACACCTCCAGGCGGTGGAGATCAAAGCCAGTGTACTTATATTTTGAGAACCCTTGGCGATAAGACAAGTAAGCCCGAAGACGCTAAAATGTCAATAAACTATGACTCAGAAACCGGACGCGTTATTTCTATTTTTAGAGATTAA
- a CDS encoding peptide MFS transporter, which produces MWNRLNKSMMCCQMLFGLSFYGVMVILTRFFLEDLGYSEADTMMVVGAFSSIGPLFAIAGGFIADKFLGAYRSLTIAYLGFGIGYTLLVLGASAGNVPMSLVGIALASYARGLMSPSYPSLYKRTFASQEDFENGYPVNYSVNNIGAFLGQYLFPMLVLAVGFNGSFMLSATMAFVAFIILVVSRKPLLTVGAEIDQAPVSTKNWIAFTALSLGMIGLVFFMFSNMDIGQNIVYAIGAAAILYFISLMLKSERADALKMGTILIMTVLTTAFFVYYGQMMTSMTMVTINTMRGDLFGFIPIAPEAAMAMNPLWCIVGGPVIAYVFSSLEKRNINFTTATKVGFSFILTAIAFGILTMAVLNVGEDVIIRPEVFLAIHFFQAFAEVIVGSMVVAFILSVAPKHIENFSVSLFSVAIAMSGIVGAVFSTSIALEKGQEITQEIVQTVYGDYFSLLTGLAVVMVVVAFMASFVIRKMLEKSKEAEEMTTAQA; this is translated from the coding sequence ATGTGGAATCGATTGAATAAATCTATGATGTGCTGCCAAATGTTATTTGGTTTATCTTTTTACGGTGTAATGGTTATTTTAACCCGCTTCTTTTTAGAAGATTTGGGATATAGCGAAGCTGATACCATGATGGTTGTTGGTGCTTTTTCTTCTATTGGACCACTTTTTGCGATTGCAGGTGGTTTCATTGCTGATAAATTCTTAGGCGCCTATCGCTCTTTAACGATTGCTTACCTTGGTTTTGGTATTGGTTATACGTTACTTGTTTTAGGTGCATCAGCAGGAAATGTACCTATGAGCTTAGTAGGTATTGCCCTTGCTAGTTATGCTCGTGGCCTAATGTCTCCTTCGTATCCGAGCTTGTACAAACGTACATTTGCAAGCCAAGAAGACTTTGAAAATGGTTATCCAGTTAACTATTCAGTGAATAATATCGGTGCGTTTTTAGGTCAATACCTATTCCCGATGTTAGTACTTGCTGTCGGCTTTAATGGTAGCTTTATGCTGTCTGCAACAATGGCTTTTGTTGCTTTCATTATCTTAGTTGTGTCACGTAAACCATTATTAACGGTTGGTGCTGAAATTGATCAAGCACCGGTTAGTACTAAAAACTGGATTGCGTTTACAGCATTGTCTTTAGGTATGATCGGTTTAGTATTCTTCATGTTCTCAAATATGGATATCGGTCAGAATATCGTATATGCAATTGGTGCAGCTGCGATCCTTTACTTCATCTCATTAATGCTTAAATCAGAACGTGCTGATGCGTTGAAGATGGGTACAATTCTTATCATGACAGTGTTAACAACAGCGTTCTTCGTTTACTACGGTCAAATGATGACGTCAATGACAATGGTAACAATCAACACTATGCGTGGTGATCTGTTTGGTTTCATTCCAATTGCACCAGAAGCGGCAATGGCGATGAACCCACTATGGTGTATCGTTGGTGGTCCAGTTATCGCTTATGTATTCTCATCACTTGAAAAACGTAACATTAACTTCACTACAGCAACGAAAGTCGGTTTCTCATTCATTCTAACAGCAATCGCATTTGGTATTTTGACCATGGCGGTATTGAATGTTGGCGAAGATGTGATTATCCGTCCTGAAGTATTCCTTGCTATTCACTTCTTCCAAGCATTTGCTGAAGTTATTGTCGGTAGTATGGTTGTGGCATTTATCTTGTCTGTAGCGCCTAAACATATCGAGAACTTCTCGGTAAGTCTATTCTCTGTTGCGATTGCAATGAGTGGTATCGTTGGTGCGGTGTTCTCCACATCAATTGCATTAGAAAAAGGCCAAGAAATCACCCAAGAAATCGTTCAAACAGTTTACGGTGACTACTTTAGTCTACTAACTGGCTTAGCGGTTGTGATGGTTGTTGTGGCATTTATGGCTTCGTTTGTTATTCGTAAGATGCTTGAAAAGAGTAAAGAAGCTGAAGAAATGACAACAGCTCAAGCGTAA